Proteins from one Emys orbicularis isolate rEmyOrb1 chromosome 2, rEmyOrb1.hap1, whole genome shotgun sequence genomic window:
- the AKAIN1 gene encoding A-kinase anchor protein inhibitor 1, whose amino-acid sequence MSSTYRTVAKILKFLFFKLFFFVGEKSGNEQEEVALQNASKQIVQTAILQAVQQVSQESQQKEKRVNSSVSLQLERGELTKKHEKK is encoded by the exons ATGAGCAGCACTTACAGAACAG tAGCAAAAATACTTAAATTcctttttttcaaactttttttttttgtaggtgaGAAATCTGGAAATGAACAAGAAGAAGTTGCGCTGCAGAATGCCAGTAAACAGATTGTGCAAACTGCCATCCTGCAGGCAGTTCAGCAAGTCTCTCAGGAGAGCCAACAAAAGGAGAAGAGAGTAAACAGCAGTGTGAGTCTGCAGTTAGAAAGAGGGGAATTAACCAAGAAGCATGAAAAGAAGTAA